The Henckelia pumila isolate YLH828 unplaced genomic scaffold, ASM3356847v2 CTG_461:::fragment_3, whole genome shotgun sequence genome window below encodes:
- the LOC140871638 gene encoding two-component response regulator ARR17: MANNGVFSRLKRVEGTEGLENLPLPPCFDSHEVHVLAVDDSLVDRKVIERLLKITSCKVTAVDSGRRALQYLGLDEEENPAEFDGLKVDLIITDYCMPGMTGYELLKKIKGSSTFREIPVVIMSSENVLARIDRCLEEGAEDFIVKPVKLSDVVRLKSYMLGEGGTQRQERCFNKRKSCESSDSSFSSRSSSPSPSPPSSPSQVDNSSSPSPPSTSSPSSPRSFSSFPSRQPTPCSPTSLVSPTRQIKLRFNE; encoded by the exons ATGGCAAATAATGGGGTGTTTTCGAGGTTAAAGAGAGTAGAGGGAACTGAAGGCTTGGAGAATTTGCCTTTGCCACCATGTTTTGATTCTCATGAAGTTCATGTTCTTGCTGTGGATGATAGTTTAGTTGACAGGAAAGTCATTGAGAGGCTCCTCAAAATCACTTCTTGCAAAG TGACGGCAGTGGACAGTGGGAGGAGGGCTTTGCAATATTTAGGCTTAGATGAAGAGGAAAACCCTGCTGAATTCGAT GGATTGAAGGTTGATTTGATCATTACAGATTATTGTATGCCAGGAATGACTGGATACGAATTACTGAAGAAAATCAAG GGTTCATCCACTTTTAGAGAAATACCAGTGGTGATTATGTCTTCTGAAAACGTATTGGCTCGGATCGATag ATGTTTGGAAGAAGGAGCCGAAGATTTCATCGTAAAGCCCGTTAAATTATCCGACGTAGTACGTTTGAAGAGCTACATGTTAGGCGAGGGAGGGACTCAAAGACAAGAGAGATGCTTTAATAAGAGGAAATCATGTGAAAGTTCCGATTCGTCGTTCTCATCGcgatcatcatctccatctccATCTCCACCATCGTCACCATCCCAAGTCGATAACTCATCGAGTCCATCTCCTCCATCCACCTCCTCGCCATCTTCCCCGAGATCGTTCTCTTCGTTCCCATCAAGACAACCTACTCCTTGCTCTCCTACATCGCTGGTGTCTCCCACGAGACAGATTAAATTGAGGTTCAATGAGTGA